The following proteins are co-located in the Pedobacter sp. FW305-3-2-15-E-R2A2 genome:
- a CDS encoding exosporium glycoprotein BclB-related protein, giving the protein MKKVTSTLFVLFLFVLNSFAQVPQKINYQAVIRDAGGQPVPSQAVGMRLTVQNGPVGAAIYTETQLPTTNAFGLVNLQIGTGTVVTGVFANIPWATGNKYLKIEADITGGSSYVLIGTVELVSVPYALNASTSITSDDNRWTAAGANILNNNTGSVGIGTGTGTFPANDAVLDIWSTTKGILIPRVASAAAIASPSDGLLVYQTNAPKGFYYSKTGVWVRLTDANDASGGSNGGAIIPFASGTPVTLTTIAGGLAGTPSFVGFGSSAPSLSILGSTIDLTGAAGTLLNFAFSMPRSGTIKSMSAYFSTTAALSLIGTTVSITAQLYSATTPNNSFTAVPGASVTLAPSLSGIISIGAISNGITTGLNIPVTAETRFLLVFSTSAAGISLLTTTAGYASAGLSIE; this is encoded by the coding sequence ATGAAAAAAGTAACTTCTACTCTATTTGTGTTATTTTTATTTGTGCTTAACAGTTTCGCACAAGTCCCACAGAAAATTAATTATCAGGCGGTGATCCGAGATGCTGGCGGACAGCCTGTACCTAGTCAGGCGGTAGGAATGCGACTTACCGTGCAAAACGGACCGGTAGGTGCCGCAATCTATACCGAGACACAATTGCCAACCACCAATGCCTTTGGATTGGTCAATCTGCAAATCGGAACGGGAACAGTGGTTACTGGCGTATTTGCCAATATCCCCTGGGCTACCGGTAACAAATACCTTAAAATTGAAGCGGACATCACCGGAGGTTCTTCCTACGTCTTAATTGGGACCGTAGAGCTGGTGAGCGTTCCTTATGCTTTAAATGCGTCGACTTCGATAACCAGCGACGATAACCGTTGGACAGCTGCGGGTGCAAACATCCTGAACAATAATACCGGTAGCGTTGGGATCGGTACCGGAACGGGCACATTCCCTGCAAATGATGCGGTATTGGACATCTGGTCGACTACCAAAGGAATCCTGATTCCAAGAGTGGCTTCGGCAGCAGCAATCGCTTCACCAAGTGATGGTTTACTGGTTTACCAAACCAACGCACCTAAAGGTTTCTACTATTCTAAAACAGGGGTATGGGTAAGACTTACCGATGCCAATGACGCATCAGGAGGTTCTAATGGCGGTGCGATTATTCCTTTCGCATCAGGTACTCCTGTGACTTTGACCACCATCGCTGGCGGTCTTGCCGGTACACCGAGTTTTGTCGGTTTCGGCAGCAGTGCACCCAGCCTTTCGATATTGGGTTCAACAATTGACCTGACCGGGGCAGCTGGTACACTCTTAAACTTTGCCTTTTCTATGCCAAGAAGCGGAACGATCAAAAGTATGTCTGCTTATTTTAGCACTACAGCAGCATTATCCCTGATCGGTACGACAGTAAGCATTACCGCACAGCTTTATTCCGCCACAACTCCAAACAACAGTTTTACCGCTGTTCCCGGAGCTTCGGTTACTTTAGCTCCTTCCTTATCGGGTATCATCAGTATAGGTGCCATATCTAATGGAATCACAACAGGACTCAATATTCCCGTAACTGCCGAGACCCGCTTTTTATTGGTGTTCTCTACTTCAGCTGCCGGTATCAGTCTGTTGACGACCACAGCTGGCTATGCCAGTGCCGGATTAAGCATTGAGTAA
- a CDS encoding helix-turn-helix domain-containing protein: MTLSLFFTSISCFFLLVLSLHLFFAKRGIRLLNYLLALLLFSSFGQVLISLLVHSDQKATYPVLYQLFTPLWYIAPACFYLYTIIFIRGNQQLRKFQWLHFIPAILAIIHLSPWNLALPINWTLIATQIEENKQLFITERTGLFSAAFSSLFRPVLVVVYLSYTWYTVLKSNILDKKAGHAGRNWLLFFLKTGTFFQLAGFLPLLFQTMKLPYSNTLFISAVGTILLILMIFVLHQPRLFYGYLFVSVNLDMEQKEVKPEIPAMMNTIKKISLLPHQLDNYSNAMKEVMETKKPYLLEDFQIVDLAGALNIPVHHCSFVLNNLIGKNFRDWINEYRIHSFLEQYPLKAQRMTIESIAHECGFKSVATFYNAFKKETGIMPTAYFSQQKVS; the protein is encoded by the coding sequence ATGACACTCTCCCTCTTTTTCACCAGCATCAGTTGCTTTTTTCTCCTCGTCCTTTCCCTGCATTTATTTTTTGCAAAACGGGGAATCAGGTTACTCAACTACCTGCTCGCCCTCCTCTTGTTTTCAAGTTTTGGACAAGTCCTGATCTCCTTGTTGGTTCATTCAGATCAAAAAGCGACCTATCCGGTCTTATATCAGCTGTTTACGCCATTGTGGTACATCGCTCCTGCCTGTTTCTACCTGTATACGATCATTTTCATCAGGGGCAACCAACAGCTGCGTAAGTTCCAATGGTTACATTTTATTCCGGCAATTCTCGCCATTATCCATTTATCTCCCTGGAATTTAGCCCTTCCGATCAACTGGACCTTAATTGCAACCCAGATTGAAGAGAACAAACAATTGTTTATTACCGAAAGAACGGGCTTGTTTTCTGCCGCTTTCAGTTCCCTGTTCAGGCCTGTTCTGGTGGTCGTTTATCTGTCCTACACATGGTATACGGTGTTAAAGTCGAATATCCTGGATAAAAAGGCTGGCCATGCGGGTAGAAACTGGTTGTTGTTTTTCCTTAAAACGGGCACCTTTTTTCAACTGGCGGGTTTTCTCCCCTTGCTGTTCCAGACGATGAAGCTCCCATACAGCAATACCTTATTTATCTCCGCTGTTGGAACCATACTTTTAATCCTCATGATTTTTGTACTCCATCAACCGAGATTATTCTATGGCTATCTGTTCGTTTCGGTTAACCTGGACATGGAGCAGAAAGAGGTTAAACCTGAAATTCCGGCAATGATGAACACGATAAAAAAGATCAGTCTTTTGCCGCATCAGCTGGACAATTACTCCAATGCGATGAAGGAAGTGATGGAAACTAAAAAACCCTACCTGCTGGAAGACTTTCAGATCGTCGATCTGGCGGGAGCATTAAATATTCCTGTTCACCACTGTTCCTTTGTACTTAATAACCTGATCGGGAAGAACTTTCGCGACTGGATCAACGAATACCGAATTCATTCCTTCCTGGAACAATACCCTCTTAAAGCACAAAGAATGACGATTGAGTCGATTGCTCATGAATGTGGTTTTAAAAGTGTGGCCACTTTTTATAATGCATTTAAAAAAGAAACCGGCATCATGCCGACCGCCTATTTCTCTCAACAGAAGGTCTCTTAA